A region of Huiozyma naganishii CBS 8797 chromosome 12, complete genome DNA encodes the following proteins:
- the QCR6 gene encoding ubiquinol--cytochrome-c reductase subunit 6 (similar to Saccharomyces cerevisiae QCR6 (YFR033C); ancestral locus Anc_7.190): protein MLSTVLEYIDDIREQLSPLVARAEDEDAEAEEDEEEDEDEDDEDEEEEAGDQLDKIRAQCAETPEGEELKHHYLECAERVEKAKGEPGYEDLDYKEDCIEEFFHLQHYLDSCASPRLFSNLK, encoded by the exons ATGTTGAGCACAGTGTTGGAATATATAGATGATATTAGAGAACAGCTAAGTCCCCTGGTGGCGAGAGctgaggacgaggacgcTGAA GCCGAagaggatgaagaagaagacgaggatgaggatgatgaggatgaggaagaagaagcaggtGACCAACTGGACAAGATAAGGGCTCAATGTGCAGAGACTCCAGAGGGTGAGGAATTGAAGCATCATTATTTGGAGTGTGCGGAAAGAGTAGAAAAGGCTAAGGGGGAGCCAGGGTACGAAGATCTGGACTACAAGGAGGATTGCATTGAAGAATTTTTCCATTTGCAACACTATCTAGACAGCTGTGCCTCGCCAAGGCTGTTCAGTAATTTGAAATGA
- the PHO4 gene encoding phosphate-sensing transcription factor PHO4 (similar to Saccharomyces cerevisiae PHO4 (YFR034C); ancestral locus Anc_7.191), whose amino-acid sequence MSTNQSKSILDQVDEYLHEHDDSPTGSADLGHRKDAMEVMKFDHEEHAQEPQREHDWMQDAIRIDLDQLSDSLFSVEHINQLGTENTSGSQSQGNSLKVGENGKYMARGSFFHGHRDIIGNLHSMTAPSEIMFSPSDSPMVAPNHSSALGLQVTPFMDPQNMTIGNSNSNTPFMAGNDSSNTDSPMIGAGSGHVGSFSLPDSAVVPLSRTSTSNSPGTGLSKKASSNSLKKKKSSISGQSGGSSTTIPNAKIIKSSPYMNATRSRRRYSKSKTVIDPTTWEDATAFNLPESGINLGGGNTSIKMEGTPATEFSENSSSSSIGFPTVVLPSTTPIGGDEHGKRGLKKVPLDNDGVAERDTVGGGNGSDSTIDARVSRRSRVLNATESPILMARKTSYTSRSRSKSNSRGKDEFKKEIHKAAEQGRRNRLNNALIQLGNLLPEEMKSTVSIPSKATTAELACLYIQQLQEQVEDLRNR is encoded by the coding sequence ATGAGTACCAACCAGTCGAAGAGTATTTTGGATCAGGTGGATGAGTATCTCCACGAACACGACGATTCCCCCACGGGTTCCGCCGATTTGGGCCATCGGAAAGATGCGATGGAAGTGATGAAATTTGATCACGAGGAACATGCGCAGGAGCCCCAGCGAGAACACGACTGGATGCAAGATGCGATACGTATAGACCTGGACCAATTGAGTGATTCACTGTTCAGCGTGGAGCACATCAACCAGCTGGGGACAGAGAACACTTCCGGTTCCCAGTCGCAGGGGAACTCTTTAAAAGTGGGCGAGAACGGGAAGTACATGGCGCGAGGGTCGTTCTTCCACGGACACCGGGACATAATAGGGAACCTCCACTCTATGACGGCACCCTCAGAGATCATGTTCTCGCCCTCGGATTCCCCCATGGTGGCGCCGAACCACAGTTCTGCACTCGGGCTACAAGTGACACCCTTCATGGACCCGCAGAACATGACTATAGGCAACTCGAACTCAAACACTCCCTTCATGGCGGGGAACGATTCGTCGAACACGGATTCCCCGATGATAGGTGCCGGGTCAGGCCATGTGGGCAGTTTCTCGCTGCCAGACTCCGCTGTGGTCCCCTTGAGCAGAACGAGCACTAGTAATTCACCTGGCACTGGGCTCAGCAAGAAGGCATCGTCGAACtcactgaagaagaagaaaagttCTATCTCTGGCCAGTCCGGTGGCAGCTCGACCACTATCCCCAATGCGAAGATCATCAAGAGCAGTCCCTACATGAACGCTACGCGGTCCAGGAGACGATACAGCAAGAGCAAGACCGTGATTGACCCGACCACGTGGGAGGACGCAACCGCTTTCAATCTACCTGAGTCTGGGATCAACTTGGGGGGTGGTAACACTTCGATCAAAATGGAAGGTACACCGGCTACTGAATTCTCGGAGaactcttcttcgtcatcaaTTGGGTTCCCGACCGTTGTATTGCCCTCAACGACCCCCATCGGCGGCGATGAGCACGGTAAAAGAGGCTTGAAAAAGGTCCCCTTGGACAACGACGGCGTCGCTGAGAGGGACACCGTCGGCGGCGGCAACGGCTCCGACTCGACAATCGATGCCCGGGTATCGAGGCGATCTCGTGTCCTGAATGCCACGGAGTCACCAATCCTCATGGCGAGGAAGACGAGCTACACGAGCCGATCGCGCTCCAAATCCAATTCCAGAGGCAaggacgagttcaagaaagaGATACACAAGGCCGCGGAACAGGGCAGACGGAACCGGCTGAACAACGCGCTCATACAGCTGGGCAACTTGCTCCCAGAGGAAATGAAGAGCACAGTCAGCATACCGTCGAAGGCTACCACCGCGGAGCTGGCTTGTCTATACATCCAGCAGCTGCAAGAACAAGTGGAAGACCTGCGCAACAGGTGA
- the RSC8 gene encoding Rsc8p (similar to Saccharomyces cerevisiae RSC8 (YFR037C); ancestral locus Anc_7.204) → MDLETAVASDTPPLLPHLQQQVDLQEPLVMDDAAGTNYEEEAQKLEEKALRFLAKQTHPVVVPSFAAWFDPSKVHEIEKRSLPDFFDDSSRFKTEKAYRDTRNFMLNTYRLSPYEYLTITAVRRNIAMDVASIVKIHSFLETWGLINYQIDPRTKPALIGPSFTGHFQLVLDTPQGLKPFLPRNQEESNPGQDVVDGKEEEDGRVKVEVKSEPHPINLSLRKNVYDSSQDFNVLHSQSRNSRQIQKLYICHTCGNDTVLIRYHNLRAKDANLCSRCFQEGHFGGNFQASDFIRLENNNIKSTQWSDQEVLLLLEGIEMYEDQWDLIQDHVGGQKSVEDCVEKFLTLPIEDNYINEVVKSKLGGKDTDFKRGATLTTHDTVNAVDLAIKSLLDGLHKEVLEESIPESAKHKSTKYLQEAQAIVQELVSTTIEKLTSKFDKLDVLESTLEAEKNKYVKESERILNDRIMLSKQINELNTQLASMNVSKKLVLVSDQVEAGIELVEKDEEDDSEEQAAKLQKLSQQEVEALSVKEPQVYKPWSL, encoded by the coding sequence ATGGATCTGGAAACTGCTGTGGCGTCGGATACACCGCCTCTGTTGCCGcacttgcaacagcaggTGGACTTGCAGGAGCCGCTGGTCATGGACGATGCGGCCGGGACGAACTATGAGGAGGAGGCGCAGAAGTTGGAGGAGAAAGCGTTGAGGTTTTTGGCGAAACAGACACACCCGGTCGTGGTGCCCTCTTTCGCTGCTTGGTTTGATCCCTCGAAGGTGCATGAGATCGAGAAACGCTCGTTGCCCGATTTTTTTGACGACTCGTCGCGGTTTAAAACGGAGAAGGCGTACAGGGACACGAGAAATTTCATGTTGAACACTTACAGGTTGTCTCCGTACGAATACTTGACGATCACAGCGGTTAGAAGGAACATAGCGATGGATGTGGCCTCCATTGTCAAGATACACTCGTTTTTGGAGACTTGGGGGTTGATAAACTATCAGATTGACCCAAGAACGAAACCGGCGTTGATCGGGCCGAGCTTCACGGGCCACTTCCAGCTGGTATTGGACACGCCTCAAGGGTTGAAGCCGTTCTTGCCCCGCAATCAGGAGGAGAGTAACCCGGGGCAGGACGTGGTGGACGggaaggaggaagaggatgGGAGGGTCAAAGTAGAGGTCAAATCGGAACCGCATCCGATTAATCTGTCACTACGGAAGAACGTCTACGATTCGTCTCAAGATTTTAACGTCCTACATTCGCAATCGAGAAACTCGAGGCAGATTCAAAAATTGTATATCTGCCACACATGTGGCAACGACACCGTTTTGATCAGGTACCATAACCTAAGAGCCAAGGATGCCAACCTGTGCTCGAGGTGCTTCCAAGAGGGCCACTTCGGGGGCAATTTCCAAGCTTCAGACTTCATCAGACTGGAAAATAACAACATAAAGAGCACACAGTGGTCCGACCAGGaggtgctgctgctgttggaaGGTATAGAGATGTACGAGGACCAATGGGACCTGATTCAGGATCATGTCGGTGGGCAGAAGAGTGTCGAGGACTGTGTTGAGAAATTCTTGACTTTACCCATCGAGGACAACTACATCAACGAGGTCGTCAAGTCAAAGTTAGGTGGAAAGGACACCGATTTCAAGAGGGGGGCCACGCTGACGACACACGATACGGTCAACGCGGTGGATCTTGCCATCAAGAGCCTTCTGGATGGGTTGCACAAGGAGGTCCTCGAAGAGTCCATCCCAGAATCAGCTAAACACAAATCTACCAAGTATCTACAAGAGGCACAGGCAatcgttcaagaacttgtgAGCACCACGATAGAGAAACTGACCTCCAAGTTTGACAAACTGGACGTCTTGGAATCTACGCTGGAGgcagaaaagaacaaatacGTCAAAGAATCCGAGAGAATACTAAACGATAGAATCATGTTGAGCAAGCAGATTAACGAGCTAAACACTCAGTTGGCATCCATGAACGTGTCCAAGAAACTGGTCCTCGTGTCCGATCAGGTAGAGGCCGGTATCGAGCTCGTAGAGAAGgacgaagaagatgacAGCGAGGAGCAAGCGGCAAAACTGCAGAAACTGTCGCAACAGGAAGTGGAAGCGCTCTCCGTGAAGGAGCCCCAAGTGTACAAACCGTGGTCGTTGTAA
- the FAF1 gene encoding Faf1p (similar to Saccharomyces cerevisiae FAF1 (YIL019W); ancestral locus Anc_7.192) → MKGSDGESDYLKQLEAQRKAFEAQFGSLESMGFEDKTKHVSEDGSADPASDSSEHSSEESANDRENEEASSSEDENVDIPVVVPSGMGASQTAKKNKPKTIKFDGPSDTYVPLSKQEQKLVRSGKTLSHIAKQAAKRDATKKPVTEDDNLEEENLAKDVELQQFLSESHLLSAFSNGIGSNNPTSGVGLTLESLSNGNQQSVVYHDDEVMGKARMKTLEARLRGVSSANGRDKKVNKLEKVPMHIRRGMIDKHTKRIAQYERDAAEGGIILSKVKKGQFRKIEATYKKDIERRIGGSIRNKDLERSAKRERGLRINSIGRSTRNGLVVSKDEIARINGTNSNTGKNQKQGKRRRR, encoded by the coding sequence atgaaaggGTCCGATGGGGAAAGTGATTACTTGAAGCAGCTTGAAGCTCAGAGGAAAGCATTCGAGGCTCAATTCGGGTCTTTGGAATCGATGGGATTTGAGGACAAGACTAAACATGTCTCAGAAGATGGGAGTGCCGATCCCGCCTCAGATTCTTCTGAACACAGTTCTGAGGAATCTGCAAACGATAGGGAAAATGAAGAGGCAAGCAGTTCTGAAGATGAAAACGTTGATATACCTGTAGTGGTACCCAGCGGCATGGGCGCTTCGCAGACCgccaaaaagaacaagcCAAAGACGATCAAGTTTGACGGTCCCAGTGATACGTACGTCCCGTTAAGTAAACAGGAACAAAAACTAGTGAGAAGCGGTAAAACTCTGTCACACATCGCCAAACAGGCGGCCAAGAGAGACGCTACGAAGAAACCGGTCACGGAGGACGACAACTTGGAGGAAGAGAATTTGGCGAAGGACGTTGAATTGCAACAGTTTCTAAGCGAATCGCACTTACTGAGTGCGTTTAGTAACGGCATAGGCTCCAACAATCCTACGAGCGGTGTTGGGTTAACTTTGGAGAGTCTTTCTAATGGGAACCAGCAGTCCGTGGTGTACCATGACGATGAGGTGATGGGCAAAGCGCGGATGAAAACGCTGGAGGCACGGCTGCGGGGTGTCTCCTCGGCTAACGGGCGAGACAAGAAGGTGAACaaactggagaaagtgCCCATGCACATCCGCAGAGGAATGATTGACAAGCACACGAAGCGGATCGCGCAGTATGAGAGGGATGCCGCCGAGGGCGGCATCATCTTGTCAAAGGTGAAGAAGGGCCAGTTCCGTAAGATCGAGGCCACGTACAAGAAAGACATCGAGCGCCGTATCGGTGGTAGCATACGGAACAAAGACCTGGAGAGAAGCGCCAAGAGGGAGCGCGGTCTACGGATAAACAGCATCGGCCGGTCCACCAGGAACGGTCTTGTTGTTTCTAAGGACGAAATCGCCCGAATCAACGGCACAAACTCGAACACGGGCAAAAACCAGAAGCAGGGCAagcgtcgtcgtcgctgA
- the KNAG0L01230 gene encoding uncharacterized protein (similar to Saccharomyces cerevisiae ADL119W (Scer_YGOB_ADL119W); ancestral locus Anc_7.195) yields the protein MDHTPEEHDTDYSDSVVVDADLTPVTPRKGSLPIKIPEMRFNYVFNNALKAEAARHNVAEPTTWMVCKVVCKDVLLMPFLQSFLWTALLISMKTPLKNALNYTKRMCSALFTNVSGANMYKPKGKKSM from the coding sequence ATGGACCATACACCGGAGGAGCACGATACAGATTACAGCGATAGCGTTGTGGTAGATGCGGATCTGACACCGGTAACGCCTCGAAAGGGCAGTTTACCCATAAAGATACCCGAAATGAGGTTCAATTATGTGTTCAACAATGCATTAAAAGCGGAGGCTGCAAGACACAACGTTGCGGAACCAACTACATGGATGGTATGTAAAGTTGTGTGTAAGGATGTGTTACTGATGCCCTTTCTACAGAGTTTTTTGTGGACTGCGTTATTGATTTCTATGAAAACCCCACTAAAAAACGCTTTGAACTACACCAAGAGGATGTGTAGTGCGCTATTCACAAACGTTTCAGGTGCCAATATGTACAAACCAAAGGGTAAGAAATCCATGTAA
- the IRR1 gene encoding cohesin subunit IRR1 (similar to Saccharomyces cerevisiae IRR1 (YIL026C); ancestral locus Anc_7.201), with product MPELRRSGRTKSRSDRATSEGGGLQGVDTDDRVAIDQSDAGSASSGEESFSEEADNVEDDDYVESSTSKRKKRQAASQKKKPTSSKKPRSKNTGNTKGKPPALTVTEKEQHMYLELIQDFQPTELFEVLSTSEDVSVDDLLRDWLEEYSENRDTIIQQFINLLLNCCGCVAHLEEHDVHSNESSNETVSELQLAFQNQKLHEFYLLMSKNGRKNATYKPLYNNFVEFMSKLLDVASDLQLLTAEFDEDQNETVMGPFVLDLLTWLSSFSVSKIRCFRYVSTVTLYLFQDFLSEHVVDLEKNYLAKFTKQLGLEEKKKRPNKKTLEELQKNIAEVQGDKGVVENIIDNIVKLCFVHRFKDVDEFVRSESVIHLSVWIRNYPEYFMKVTFLKYFGWLLSDSSKVVRSQVLKVLPHIITSSQLAKFDNSATRQFFERFKQRILEIALNDVDLEVRLHATHVLVEVVKMGYLEDAETLAISSLIYDDSDIKVSSHSKNSRFLAAVAKFFSQVIKETSKEFMKSNNEIDENMSPLKTSNVVKIGIIVRFLSNSLLYYLQDTKEINSEAKVRLLFQASEFLSTYFGQEISNICMLLTDDDKFENIFKHLTAISKETEEKNNADDEEDPEETINITPLLPTDNNNVILYVTVLSGLCHGAMSLKNQQSQKCGDSILPHFLKLLKNLPIQSMDIFCPLLDIFGLFAFEDWIRSGHEKDVKEVVKIIDQAFLETNLASTDFSDSKFKSFSNVLQHIKGFNINDFDEIWINEVSHLEVHMGKFLEESEKPQNKLEFNEFVNTVFSVYLNKLVLLGKEYIIEFSQELLVLFFKQFFSTFAENYADLNEEILEEINFKLPILLVTWKLQKWADLLRISSDNSIDSGSSSPDNTFSHSAVKTLKYIGVIYDQLSQFLISLESSKTEINKTVFLLKWQLSSALIDIIVALKCFELQLPENETNWKASITERFPYYVSEEVAASFLDVFLCLESLYAKSTNVELDRASEEDVNLNDLTETLLVHDPERELLLYTIKMKGLIRLEFLNSDVVERLKLNKERLDPLFAAIIDGTIFESGPSGAADIEKKRGDLNKLHDPPVIRRSDSNETDSIVHGTFEIRDGTDPSDNSSLPSVTDFKSHPSGDNEELGVIQENSHELSSNPVDNEQSSDL from the coding sequence ATGCCAGAATTACGCCGATCAGGAAGGACGAAAAGCAGGTCTGACAGGGCTACCTCTGAGGGGGGTGGTTTACAGGGCGTGGATACCGATGACCGTGTGGCCATCGATCAATCTGACGCAGGTTCCGCGTCTAGCGGGGAAGAATCGTTTAGTGAGGAGGCAGATAACGTGGAGGATGACGATTATGTGGAGTCCAGTACCtccaagaggaagaagagacaagCAGCCTCTCAGAAAAAGAAGCCAACCTCCTCCAAGAAACCTAGGTCCAAGAACACGGGGAACACCAAAGGGAAACCACCGGCTTTGACCGTTACCGAAAAAGAACAGCACATGTACTTAGAATTGATTCAAGACTTTCAACCCACGGAGCTTTTTGAAGTACTATCGACTTCAGAGGACGTCTCTGTTGATGATCTCTTACGGGACTGGTTGGAGGAATACAGCGAAAATAGAGACACAATTATACAGCAGTTTATTAACTTACTCCTCAACTGCTGCGGGTGTGTTGCCCATTTGGAGGAGCACGATGTCCATAGCAATGAATCCTCAAATGAAACGGTCTCTGAACTGCAGTTGGCCTTTCAAAACCAAAAGCTCCACGAATTCTATTTACTGATGAGCAAGAACGGTAGAAAAAATGCAACGTACAAACCTTTGTACAACAATTTTGTCGAGTTCATGTCTAAATTACTGGATGTGGCAAGCGACTTGCAGTTACTAACCGCCGAATTCGATGAGGATCAGAATGAAACCGTTATGGGGCCCTTTGTTCTAGATCTTTTAACTTGGTTGTCTTCCTTTTCGGTATCCAAAATTAGATGCTTCAGGTATGTCTCGACAGTAACATTATACCTCTTCCAAGACTTTCTCTCCGAACATGTTGTAGACTTGGAGAAGAATTATCTGGCCAAGTTCACCAAACAGCTAGGAttggaggagaaaaagaaaagacccAATAAAAAGACGTTGGAAGAACTGCAAAAAAACATTGCAGAGGTTCAAGGAGACAAAGGTGTTGTTGAGAACATAATCGATAACATCGTGAAATTGTGTTTTGTTCATAGATTCAAGGATGTCGATGAGTTTGTCAGATCGGAATCTGTTATACATCTGTCAGTATGGATCAGAAACTATCCGGAATACTTCATGAAGGtgacgtttttgaagtatttCGGGTGGTTGCTGAGCGACTCTTCCAAGGTTGTTAGATCCCAGGTCCTAAAGGTGCTACCTCATATTATAACATCTAGTCAATTGGCAAAATTCGATAATTCGGCAACGAgacaattctttgaaaggttTAAGCAAAGAATTTTGGAGATTGCCTTGAATGATGTTGATTTGGAAGTAAGATTGCACGCGACTCATGTTTTGGTGGAGGTGGTCAAGATGGGCTACCTGGAAGATGCAGAGACTCTTGCAATTTCGAGTTTGATATATGACGATAGCGACATAAAGGTTTCGTCGCATAGTAAAAATTCTAGATTCTTAGCTGCAGTTGCTAAGTTTTTTTCCCAGGTGATCAAggaaacttcaaaagaattTATGAAGTCAAACAATGAAATAGATGAGAATATGTCACCATTAAAGACATCTAACGTTGTAAAAATAGGGATTATTGTGAGGTTTTTGAGCAATTCGCTATTGTACTATTTGCAAGATACAAAGGAAATAAATTCAGAAGCTAAAGTTCGCCTTTTGTTTCAGGCTTCTGAATTCCTGTCGACTTATTTTGGTCAAGAAATAAGCAACATTTGCATGCTACTCACTGATGACGACAAGTTTgagaatattttcaagCATTTAACGGCTATATCTAaggaaactgaagaaaagaacaatgctgatgatgaagaggatcCGGAAGAAACAATAAACATAACACCATTATTACCAACAGACAATAACAACGTCATATTATACGTTACGGTGTTGAGTGGTCTATGTCACGGTGCAatgtctttgaaaaatcaGCAGAGTCAGAAATGTGGAGACTCAATCCTTCctcattttttgaagttgctAAAGAACTTGCCTATCCAGTCTATGGATATTTTCTGCCCTCTCCTGGACATCTTTGGCTTATTTGCATTTGAAGACTGGATTCGATCAGGACATGAGAAAGACGTTAAAGAGGTTGTAAAGATCATTGATCAAGCCTTTTTGGAAACTAATTTGGCATCGACAGATTTTTCCGACTCCAAGTTTAAAAGCTTTTCAAATGTCCTACAGCATATCAAAGGATTCAATATAAATGACTTTGATGAAATATGGATCAACGAGGTATCGCATCTTGAAGTTCACATGGGTAAATTTTTAGAGGAGTCAGAGAAACCACAAAATAAGTTGGAGTTCAACGAATTTGTCAACACCGTGTTCTCTGTTTACCTCAATAAGCTTGTTTTATTGGGTAAAGAATATATCATCGAATTCAGCCAAGAGTTGCTGGTAttattcttcaaacaattcttttccacttttgcTGAAAATTATGCGGATTTAAACGAAGAAATCTTAGAAGAGATAAACTTCAAACTTCCTATTCTGCTAGTTACCTGGAAGCTACAGAAATGGGCAGATCTTTTGAGAATATCTAGTGATAACTCCATTGATTCTGGGTCTTCGTCACCAGATAACACATTTTCGCATTCCGCGGTCAAGACACTAAAGTATATTGGGGTTATTTATGACCAATTGTCACAATTTCTGATTTCATTGGAAAGCTCAAAAACTGAAATCAACAAAACTGTTTTTCTCCTAAAATGGCAACTCTCGTCTGCTCTCATTGATATTATTGTAGCATTaaaatgttttgaattACAACTGCCTGAAAACGAGACAAATTGGAAAGCATCTATCACTGAAAGATTTCCCTACTACGTATCAGAGGAAGTTGCAGCTTCCTTTCTAGACGTTTTCTTGTGTCTAGAGAGTCTCTACGCAAAAAGTACTAATGTTGAGCTGGACAGGGCATCTGAAGAAGACGTCAACTTAAATGACTTAACCGAGACATTGTTAGTACATGATCCTGAAAGAGAGTTGCTGCTGTACACCATTAAAATGAAAGGACTGATAAGGTTagaatttttgaactctGATGTTGTGGAAAGGCTGAAACTCAATAAAGAAAGATTAGATCCTTTATTTGCAGCGATAATTGATGGCActatttttgaaagtggTCCTTCAGGGGCAGCAGAtatcgaaaagaaaagaggaGACCTGAACAAGTTACATGATCCTCCCGTCATACGTCGCAGTGACTCCAATGAGACCGACTCGATCGTGCATGGTACTTTCGAAATCAGGGATGGTACGGATCCGTCGGACAATAGTTCGTTACCTAGTGTGACGGATTTTAAGTCACACCCCTCAGGTGACAATGAGGAATTGGGGGTTATACAAGAAAACTCGCATGAATTATCCTCTAACCCGGTGGATAATGAGCAGAGCAGTGACTTATGA